The Colletotrichum destructivum chromosome 7, complete sequence genome contains the following window.
TTCTGTTCCACCAGATTTAGCACCGCGGGCAGTTTGCCCTGTCCACCTCCACTTCAGACAGCACTTAATCAGGGAAAGGACTTGCTACGTccatcaacatcaactcGACTACTGTTGAGTGCATCAGGCAGCTTCCACACTTCGGCAGCCATATTCAGCAGCTCGAGCTGAGGCCACACAGCAGGAGGAAGTCGAACTCGGACGGAAAGCAATTGGACTACTCTGAGGTCACCGATGGATTGTGCAGCCATGAGATCGCAGAGCTAGTCCCGGGAACGGAGTTGAGCTCACATGGCTGCGCCAAAGACAGATATCTGACAACACCTCTTGTTATTGAGCTGGACCATGATCCCAAAATGACCCACCTAGGTCTTGACTTACCTTTACAGCGCTTGTGATTGGCTGAGAGCACCATCCATGCTGTCACTCGAATTGAGACGTCGCAACGGACAGAACAGTCTCGCGGAACGACAAGTTACCAAAAGCCGTAGAGTCGCTATCGGCAAAGTTGGATAAGGCGATGATTCGAGGGACAATGTCCACTCCCTAGCTCCTCAGCTCCGCATCGTAGAATCAAGCATCAAAAGATGATTTACCATCCTCTCGAAAATGTGCTTTCATCCACACCGGGTCTGTAATCCTATGCGCGTCTGGTGCGAATTATCGGACAGTTTGAAAAAAACCCGCCTCGGAATTCACCAAGGGCTAGTTGCGCGAAAAACGGTCAACCAGGACTCGTCACAATAGTCGACAGTTTGCGGTTCCGTCATCTGTTCACAACTGCCGCGACCGCGCGGCGCTCAATTCCTCGGGTACCGTATTTACATTGTACAAATTTTGATCGACCGTCTGAGTCGTTTATGAGTTCTGAACTGCCTCCGCCTGCGCCGTATCCTTGGCCTTCCTCGCGGCCTGTTCTCTGTCGTACTCGATCAACTGCTTCGACCAGCTGTGTCACCACCCCTCGTGGTTAGCCAATGATTGTCTCATATTCGTGTTGCCTCACGCGGTAGACGTACTATCTGCTGGGGAAGAACCGGCCCTCCTGAGGCATCACGTAGCgcacctccttctcggcgctAATCTTCcagaggacggcgacgacgccagccatgacggcgccgatgacggcggtgTTGCGCTTCCAGTTCGCGGGCTGGGCATACCAACCACCGGCCGGCGACCAGACGTGCTTGGGGTAGCTGTATGACAAGCCGTGAGCGTTAGAGGGTGCTGGTGATTCGAGGGATCGGGATGTGGATATGCAGGATGCGCAGAACTTACGGAACCTTAGGACCGCCTCCCTGCACATGGGTTAGCAATTGACGCAGCATATCAGATTGGAAAGCGACTTACCATTTTGGCTGTGCTTTCGCTATGAAGAACTAGGTGGTGTGGTGATGGCAATCGCTGTGCCGCCTCGGTTCGGACTGAAGCTTTTCGGCCTTGGACGTCGTGAATCTGAGGTCCCAGTCGTCCGTACATTCCTCGCCCACGAGTGGAGCCCGATCCTTTCTCGGAGGCCCGGAAGGTCGGATGTTCCGCGGCTGCTGACTGGCTCGTGCACGGTCCGCCCCTAGCAATCCTGCTGGAGCTCACACGACTCGACTTGTTCGGCTCCAGAAACTTTTTCGTGACGGGAGACCGGCCgctgagtgagtgagagaaaaGAGACGTTGCGACTCGACCCAGCGAACATCTGCAAATTGCGATCTGTACAACAACCCAATTGACTCCGCCCTCCTCTCGTCTTTCTTTCTGTCTCGTATTATCCGGCCCCCGCGTGCAGCATCTACCCCGATAAACGGCCTCCCCGATGAAGAGGTCAAGGATATCAAGATGCACCGGGCAACTGCTCAACGCCCCGGTCAGGACACACGCCTCATCGTGCCTGACGCCTATTTCCCTTAGACCACAGCAGCTCGCCCGGCACACCAACCCGGTGCGGACACGATCCATCTTCTCTTCATCCAgactggcggcggcgccgtcagcagcagcaccacaACTCGCCTCCGAGTCTTTCGacgcctcctcgacgacgacgacatccgcGACAGCCTCGAAACCCCTCCCGTCGCCTCTGCCCGAGAAGGCCCTCAGTTCCgccaagctcgccgccctccacgcccgcctctccctccccgaGAAGCTGCCACTCCAGACCCTCGCgcgcgccctcgtcgaccctTCCGCCGACCCGAGCCCCAACTTCAACAATGCCAACCTTGCCGTTGTCGGCGGCTCCCTCATCAGCTATCACGTCTCCGAGTGGCTCATCGCCCACTACCCGCGTCTGCCGATGACCATCCTCTACGAGGCCATGCGTGCCTACGCCGGTCCCGACTCGCTCTACCGCATCGCGAGCCAGTGGGGCGTTgagagcgccgccgcccccggcggGGAGGTCGACTCGGGCCTGCTACAATGGTCCCAggacccggccgccggcgtcgttcACGGCCGTTGGGGTTATGTACGAAAGGAGCACCGCCACCTTGACAAGTTCAAGTGGCGCCGCTCCGTCTCGTCCCgtgtcgtcctcgatgaCGAGTTCGGCGACACCCTGCACGCCCGCGAGGCGAACCCGCTTGACCCCGTTCGCGACCCGtccgacccggccgtcgtGCGTGAGCAGTATATGAAGCTCCGCAACAACGCCCATGCTTCCTTCGTCCGCGCCGTCACGGGCGCCGTCTACGCCCACGCGGGCCGCGACGCCGTGCGCTCCttcgtcgacgcccacgTCCTCAGCCGcaaggtcgacctcgagaagctcttcaGCTTCAAGCTGCCCACTCGCGAGTTGGCCATGCTCTGCGCCCGCGAGGGTTTTGAGGCTcccgtcgcccgcctcgagAGCGAGACGGGCCGCATGAGCAGGACTCCCGTCTATGTCGTCGGCATCtacagcggcggcgacaagctcggcgagggcacGGGGGCCAGCCTCGACTTCGCCCGCCTGCAGGCATCCATGAATACCCTCAAGGCGTGGTACCTTTACAGCCCCGGTGCCAAGGTGCGGGTGCCGAGCGACATGCTCGCTGAGGGCGCGAAGCCGTGGCAGCCCGTGCACATTGATATGGGAGAGATCATCTAAATGTACAACAGGCAGAacgggagaaggggaagaagaacaagaagaagaagaaaaggctACTAAAAAAATCCAATCAACTGTAATTCATCCATTGGGAGAGATGGCGAAGGGGCGTGTCAAAGAAGACGAAATAGGAGGAAGGACGAAAGGTGGGGATGTCGCTGAACCGCCGGGTGATAGGTGATCCCGGACGAGCAAATATGCCTTTCTTTTTAGGCAGTGTACATTTTGAAACAAGGACGTGTAGAAAGGTCATGTCTCTGTAAGATGAATAGATTTgtaaagaaaaaaagaggatGAGGACCTATGACAGACTCCTAACGGTGTAGAACTGCTCTCAGTGGAGGGCGGGAGGGCGGGAGGGCGTCAATAAATCGCCCCATATCCATATTGGCATGGTTTGGAGTCCATGATACAATATCATTATATCTATCTATCCGTCTAACAAACACATGGCGTCTGCTAGCATCAGAGGATGCCATAAGAACAAAAGTGCTGGCTAGCTGATCTATGAAAAAACAAAACACCTCGACGAATGTACGCCGTTCCATCTCTTTCCCGGGTATCTTCAATCTACAAACTCCTTTCAACAGTCCGACGAGATCAGCTGAACTGATCACCCTCGCCTAGCTTGTGTGCCATCCCCTGCCTCACCAACTTCCTGTACCGATCCCTGCGGGACTTCTCCTCGCGATCGAGCCTaagcttcttcttgcgctCGTACACGGCCCGCACTGTGCCACGGATCTGTTCTCGCCCCTCGGCGTAATTGGCTCTCGCCAGCGCGGCGACCTGCTCGATCTGTTCCGGTGTGTAGACGAAGTTCCAGGTGCTCAGGAAGTCGGTCGTACCCGGGTTGACGCCGGGGACTTGAGGGTTCGCGAGATAGGGGAGGTAGATGATAGCGATACCGGCGTCGGGCTCCATGATCTGCCAATGGTTGGCCTCGGTGATGGCCTTTGATGGAGGCGGGGGCTCCGAGACGCGCTCTTGGGTTGTGCCGACCCAAACCGTGCAGTAGCCGAGCTCGCccgcttcctcgtcgccgggggAGAACTTGGCTGCCTGTCCCCGCTCCGTGTCTTCGTTTGGATTGTTCTCTTTGGTCTCGTGCTCG
Protein-coding sequences here:
- a CDS encoding Putative ribonuclease III domain, double-stranded RNA-binding domain-containing protein yields the protein MKRSRISRCTGQLLNAPVRTHASSCLTPISLRPQQLARHTNPVRTRSIFSSSRLAAAPSAAAPQLASESFDASSTTTTSATASKPLPSPLPEKALSSAKLAALHARLSLPEKLPLQTLARALVDPSADPSPNFNNANLAVVGGSLISYHVSEWLIAHYPRLPMTILYEAMRAYAGPDSLYRIASQWGVESAAAPGGEVDSGLLQWSQDPAAGVVHGRWGYVRKEHRHLDKFKWRRSVSSRVVLDDEFGDTLHAREANPLDPVRDPSDPAVVREQYMKLRNNAHASFVRAVTGAVYAHAGRDAVRSFVDAHVLSRKVDLEKLFSFKLPTRELAMLCAREGFEAPVARLESETGRMSRTPVYVVGIYSGGDKLGEGTGASLDFARLQASMNTLKAWYLYSPGAKVRVPSDMLAEGAKPWQPVHIDMGEII